The following proteins are encoded in a genomic region of Burkholderia gladioli:
- a CDS encoding H-NS family nucleoid-associated regulatory protein, whose product MNNPTILQLQRQLGQLNRQVQEAKLREKRARLEQIANDVREFDISELELLRAGGFLKARRKKVRPKYYNPATGQTWSGRGKRPRWLVGRDLDEFLIRGATRA is encoded by the coding sequence ATGAACAACCCGACGATCCTCCAGTTGCAGCGGCAGCTCGGCCAACTCAATCGGCAGGTACAGGAGGCCAAGCTGCGCGAGAAACGCGCCCGGCTCGAACAGATCGCGAACGACGTCAGGGAATTCGACATCAGCGAACTCGAACTGCTGCGCGCCGGTGGGTTCCTCAAGGCGCGCCGCAAGAAGGTGCGGCCCAAATACTACAACCCGGCCACCGGGCAGACCTGGTCGGGCCGGGGCAAGCGGCCGCGCTGGCTGGTGGGCCGCGATCTCGACGAGTTTCTGAT
- a CDS encoding mannose-1-phosphate guanylyltransferase/mannose-6-phosphate isomerase has translation MSTPDAFESTQAASAAEAAELPIRHVILAGGSGTRLWPLSREHYPKQLLRLLGDDSLLMATARRLDGMQQAWPLAEELVLVCGENHRFISAEQLGACGKPARIVLEPCARNTAPALTFAALVSAEGEGDAIMVVMPADHAVPDIAAFQAAVLRAARHAANGAIATIGVVPRRVEPGYGYIRMGAPLGQDGAFAIDRFVEKPRRELAEQYVHSGEYLWNSGVFVLRASVWLAAIATTRPDILAACRAALRNGADDPVFVRPARQEFSVCPDDSIDYAVMERLAECAEIPGVVVPMDAPWSDVGSWDAIWEILPRDAAGNVAQGRVMFEGTANTFAHSQGRLIACVGLNDMVVVETADAILVADRNNAQQIKAVVSRLRAERGPEADNHRKVHRPWGHYDSIDSGERFQVKRIVVKPGEKLSLQMHHHRAEHWVVVKGTAQVTRGEDSFLLSENESTYIPLGTVHRLGNPGKTPLEIIEVQSGTYLGEDDIVRFEDNYGRLV, from the coding sequence ATGAGCACACCCGACGCATTCGAATCCACGCAGGCCGCGAGCGCGGCCGAGGCCGCCGAGCTGCCGATCCGCCATGTGATCCTGGCCGGCGGCTCGGGCACGCGGCTTTGGCCGCTGTCGCGCGAGCATTACCCGAAGCAGTTGCTCAGGCTGCTCGGTGACGATTCGCTGCTGATGGCCACCGCGCGGCGCCTGGACGGCATGCAGCAGGCCTGGCCGCTGGCCGAGGAGCTGGTGCTGGTGTGCGGCGAGAACCATCGCTTCATCAGCGCCGAGCAACTGGGCGCGTGCGGCAAGCCCGCGCGCATCGTGCTGGAGCCGTGCGCGCGCAACACGGCGCCGGCGCTGACCTTCGCGGCGCTGGTGAGTGCCGAAGGCGAGGGCGACGCGATCATGGTGGTGATGCCGGCAGACCACGCGGTACCCGACATCGCGGCGTTCCAGGCCGCGGTGCTGCGCGCCGCGCGCCACGCGGCCAACGGCGCGATCGCCACCATCGGCGTGGTGCCGCGCCGCGTCGAGCCTGGCTATGGCTATATCCGCATGGGCGCGCCGCTCGGCCAGGACGGCGCCTTCGCGATCGACCGCTTCGTGGAGAAGCCGCGCCGCGAACTGGCCGAGCAATACGTGCATTCGGGCGAGTATCTGTGGAACAGCGGCGTGTTCGTGCTGCGCGCCTCGGTGTGGCTGGCGGCGATCGCCACCACCCGCCCCGATATCCTCGCGGCATGTCGGGCGGCCCTGCGCAACGGCGCCGACGATCCGGTGTTCGTGCGCCCGGCCCGGCAGGAATTCAGCGTGTGTCCCGACGACTCGATCGACTATGCGGTGATGGAACGGCTGGCCGAATGCGCCGAGATTCCCGGCGTGGTGGTGCCGATGGATGCGCCGTGGTCGGACGTGGGCTCGTGGGATGCGATCTGGGAGATCCTGCCGCGCGATGCGGCCGGCAACGTGGCCCAGGGCCGGGTGATGTTCGAGGGCACCGCGAACACCTTCGCGCATTCGCAGGGGCGCCTGATCGCCTGCGTGGGGCTCAACGATATGGTGGTGGTGGAGACGGCCGACGCGATCCTGGTGGCCGATCGCAACAACGCCCAGCAGATCAAGGCGGTGGTGTCGCGGCTGCGCGCCGAGCGCGGGCCCGAGGCCGACAACCATCGCAAGGTGCATCGGCCCTGGGGGCATTACGATTCGATCGATTCGGGCGAGCGCTTCCAGGTCAAGCGCATCGTGGTGAAGCCGGGCGAAAAGCTTTCATTGCAGATGCATCATCACCGTGCCGAGCACTGGGTGGTGGTGAAGGGCACGGCGCAGGTCACACGCGGCGAGGACAGCTTCCTGCTGTCGGAAAACGAATCCACCTATATCCCGCTCGGTACCGTGCATCGCCTTGGGAACCCCGGCAAGACGCCGCTGGAGATCATCGAGGTGCAGTCGGGCACCTATCTGGGCGAGGACGATATCGTGCGCTTCGAGGACAACTACGGCCGGCTGGTGTGA
- a CDS encoding serine aminopeptidase domain-containing protein, whose protein sequence is MEPVVFNGHAGWLHAARGDYGVVLCNPFGHEAMWLHQAMRQFADCLALRGISVLRFDYLGTGDSSDTGGWVRPEDWVAEVVEAVGWLKRAAQIERVSLAGFRLGATVAALAARQAEVESIAMFAPVVSVRLFLREMNLLHQTWKRKAGIDDGDEVAAHDVREIFGHRFSAEGLDRLGEFDLCREPRSSAARVLIAHSGQHDGSLALAEHFAAQGVAVESIEFPNYLQALCPAWLTESPVAMLNLAADWLSAQARIAIGTAPGADDGAAHPGIPVPGAVERPVKADDGRLTGILCEPVAPRDAGRPALLIANTAATHHAGDGRFGVELAREMAYHGYASLRVDADGIGDSTGATALSVPGQLTYDSMASDLSRWVDWLVARGHRQVVIFGICAGAYTALMAARDTLAVRGLVLVNPSSFLLPEGCTIQQAALLPRGSPRANLRSMVRADKWSKVLRGELSLVPVARTLWRHGTARVQRVVAMWSNDMLCSTNASHQVQRMFRRIDTAGVRVRLLFSPQDHALDEFYMHFGIGRQRLERFPQLLARVLVEMDHEVLNRRARARVMTECFAVLQDVHLAAQQETPCPVAPGAQTELTLT, encoded by the coding sequence ATGGAACCTGTCGTTTTCAACGGACATGCCGGGTGGCTGCACGCTGCCCGCGGCGACTACGGGGTCGTCCTTTGCAATCCCTTCGGCCACGAGGCGATGTGGCTGCACCAGGCGATGCGCCAGTTCGCCGACTGCCTGGCCCTGCGCGGCATCTCGGTGCTGCGCTTCGATTATCTGGGCACCGGCGATTCGAGCGACACCGGCGGCTGGGTGCGCCCCGAGGACTGGGTGGCCGAGGTGGTGGAGGCGGTGGGCTGGCTGAAGCGCGCCGCGCAGATCGAGCGCGTGTCGCTGGCCGGCTTCCGGCTTGGCGCGACCGTGGCCGCGCTGGCCGCGCGGCAGGCCGAGGTGGAATCGATCGCGATGTTCGCGCCGGTGGTGTCGGTACGCCTGTTCCTGCGCGAAATGAACCTGCTGCACCAGACCTGGAAGCGCAAGGCCGGTATCGACGACGGCGACGAGGTGGCGGCGCACGACGTGCGCGAGATCTTCGGGCATCGCTTCAGCGCCGAGGGGCTCGATCGACTCGGCGAGTTCGACCTGTGCCGCGAGCCGCGATCGTCGGCCGCTCGCGTGCTGATCGCGCACAGCGGGCAGCACGACGGCAGCCTGGCCCTGGCCGAGCATTTCGCGGCGCAGGGCGTGGCGGTGGAATCGATCGAATTCCCGAATTACCTGCAGGCGCTCTGCCCCGCCTGGCTGACCGAATCGCCGGTGGCGATGCTGAACCTGGCCGCCGATTGGCTGTCCGCGCAGGCCCGCATCGCGATCGGCACGGCGCCCGGCGCCGACGACGGCGCCGCGCATCCCGGCATTCCGGTGCCCGGCGCCGTCGAGCGACCGGTGAAGGCCGACGACGGGCGCCTCACCGGCATCCTGTGCGAGCCCGTGGCGCCGCGCGACGCCGGCAGGCCGGCCCTGCTGATCGCCAATACCGCGGCCACCCATCATGCCGGCGACGGCCGCTTCGGCGTGGAGCTGGCGCGCGAGATGGCCTATCACGGCTATGCGTCGCTGCGCGTGGATGCCGACGGGATCGGCGACAGCACCGGCGCCACCGCGCTCAGCGTGCCCGGCCAGCTCACCTACGATTCGATGGCCTCGGACCTGTCGCGCTGGGTGGATTGGCTGGTGGCGCGCGGCCATCGCCAGGTGGTGATCTTCGGCATCTGCGCGGGGGCCTACACGGCGCTGATGGCAGCGCGCGACACGCTGGCCGTGCGCGGGCTGGTGCTCGTCAATCCGTCCAGCTTCCTGCTGCCGGAGGGCTGCACCATCCAGCAGGCCGCGCTGCTGCCGCGCGGCTCGCCGCGCGCCAACCTGCGCTCGATGGTGCGCGCCGACAAATGGAGCAAGGTGCTGCGCGGCGAGCTGAGCCTGGTACCGGTGGCGCGCACGCTCTGGCGCCACGGCACGGCGCGCGTGCAGCGGGTGGTGGCGATGTGGTCGAACGACATGCTGTGCTCGACCAATGCCAGCCACCAGGTGCAGCGGATGTTTCGGCGCATCGATACGGCCGGGGTGCGGGTGCGCCTGCTGTTCAGCCCGCAGGATCACGCGCTCGACGAGTTCTATATGCACTTCGGCATCGGCCGCCAGCGGCTCGAACGCTTTCCGCAGCTGCTGGCGCGGGTGCTGGTGGAGATGGATCACGAGGTGCTGAACCGGCGCGCGCGCGCGCGCGTGATGACCGAATGCTTCGCGGTTCTTCAGGACGTGCACCTGGCCGCCCAGCAGGAAACGCCCTGTCCCGTCGCTCCGGGGGCCCAAACGGAGTTGACGCTGACCTGA
- a CDS encoding sigma-54 dependent transcriptional regulator, whose translation MQEPHYVVSPIFRTSAPPEASTRSSEQVQAQPARPCIYLSRLPDATLVAYLREQQWEVLCASSANDARKLENPAAAHAGIIDVDSFKTRDLAALEPLLRHKQIGWIALVDPARLAEPEVRKLIHQCCFDYVKRPLTRTMIGYLVSHAYGMVSLGESEPAAEAGAANGVGYAMVGTCEPMKQLFRTIRKVANTDASVFVSGESGTGKELTAIAIHKQSSRRKAPFIAINCGAIPHHLLQSELFGYERGAFTGANKQRVGRVEAAHGGTLFLDEIGDMPLESQASLLRFLQEGRIERLGGHESIPVDVRVVSATHVDLEAAIRNGQFREDLFHRLCVLHIEEPPLRARGRDIELLANHVLQKFHSDGARKIRGFTACAISAMYGYPWPGNVRELINRIRRAIVMAESRLISAADLGLDRFSAQQHPITLAEARERAEKSLIEAALLRHRRRHLEVATELGVSRATLYRLMNSYGL comes from the coding sequence ATGCAAGAACCACACTATGTTGTTTCCCCGATTTTCCGGACTTCGGCCCCGCCGGAAGCCAGCACGCGATCGAGCGAGCAGGTGCAGGCCCAGCCCGCGCGCCCGTGCATCTACCTGTCGCGCCTTCCCGACGCGACCCTGGTGGCCTACCTCCGGGAACAACAGTGGGAGGTGCTGTGCGCCAGCTCCGCGAACGACGCGCGCAAGCTGGAAAACCCCGCCGCCGCGCACGCCGGCATCATCGACGTGGACAGCTTCAAGACCCGCGACCTCGCCGCGCTGGAACCGCTCTTGCGCCACAAGCAGATCGGCTGGATCGCCCTCGTCGATCCCGCGCGCCTGGCCGAGCCCGAGGTGCGCAAGCTGATCCACCAGTGCTGCTTCGACTACGTGAAGCGCCCGCTCACTCGCACGATGATCGGTTACCTGGTCAGCCACGCCTACGGCATGGTGAGCCTCGGCGAGAGCGAGCCGGCCGCCGAGGCCGGCGCGGCCAACGGTGTGGGCTATGCGATGGTGGGCACCTGCGAGCCGATGAAGCAGCTGTTCCGCACCATCCGCAAGGTAGCCAATACCGATGCGTCGGTGTTCGTGTCGGGCGAATCGGGCACCGGCAAGGAGCTGACGGCGATCGCCATCCACAAGCAGTCGTCGCGGCGCAAGGCGCCGTTCATCGCGATCAATTGCGGGGCGATTCCCCATCATCTGCTGCAGTCCGAACTGTTCGGCTATGAGCGCGGCGCCTTCACCGGCGCCAACAAGCAGCGCGTGGGCCGGGTGGAGGCCGCGCACGGCGGCACGCTGTTTCTCGACGAGATCGGCGACATGCCGCTGGAAAGCCAGGCGAGCCTGCTGCGCTTTCTCCAGGAAGGCCGGATCGAGCGGCTCGGCGGCCACGAGTCGATTCCGGTGGACGTGCGCGTGGTATCGGCCACCCATGTGGACCTGGAAGCGGCGATCCGCAACGGCCAGTTCCGCGAGGATCTGTTCCATCGCTTGTGCGTGCTGCATATCGAGGAGCCGCCGTTGCGCGCGCGCGGCCGCGATATCGAGCTGCTCGCCAATCATGTGCTGCAGAAATTCCATAGCGATGGCGCCCGCAAGATCCGCGGATTCACCGCCTGTGCGATCTCAGCGATGTATGGCTATCCGTGGCCGGGCAATGTGCGCGAGCTGATCAACCGCATCCGCCGCGCGATCGTGATGGCGGAAAGCCGGCTGATCTCGGCTGCCGATCTCGGCCTCGACCGGTTCTCGGCGCAGCAGCATCCCATCACGTTGGCCGAGGCGCGCGAACGCGCCGAGAAGAGCCTGATCGAGGCGGCGCTGCTGCGCCATCGGCGCCGGCACCTGGAGGTGGCCACCGAACTCGGCGTGTCGCGCGCCACCCTGTATCGGCTGATGAACAGCTACGGGCTGTAA